ggtaccagTTGTTTCCATTCATTAATATGATACCTACACATCATGTCTTTGTTTCACGATCAAGGCTGGAAGATATCAGATTGTTCCTTCGCCTACATAATCATATGTTAACTATAGGTACCTGTATACTAACGTACCGATATGATTTTCTTATTAACGGGTCAGTGACTAGGTAAACAACATTAAAGCTACTTAAAAGCAAGTTAATGGCTGGTCTTAATAGCTATGTGCAACAGGTGAGTGGCACCGAACCTTTGTAACTATTCACAAAACATCTTATCTCGACTTAGCGGGTCGCTAATATAACTTTAAACTCCAGATTCATAACAAATATTAGGCAATCAGGATCAAAGTTTCTGGTCAGCTCCTGTGACTGACAATGTTCGGTACAATAAATATTGTAATCATTAATTGATTAATAAGCAGGTTTAACGCATGATTGTTAGTTAGATCAATATGACCCTTTCTTTGTGCATGTAaggaaaataagaaaaataaatacgaTGCAAAATTATTTGGTCGTTAAACCTACTCTTAGTTCATACTAGCGACCcgacccggcttcgctcgggttaCACTAAACCTTAACATTAtacaccttcctcaagaatcactctattgataggtgaaaatcgcatgaaaatctgttcagtagtttttgagtttatcgcgaacgcacacaaacagacagacgcggcgactttgttttataaggtgtagtgatagatAACACCGGATCCCATAATATGAAAGTTAATGCTTTCTATTATTATAGAACTCGTACTACCCTTATAGAGAAACTGGCAACTGCAAACTTGCAGACCTGAAAACCGCAAGCTAACGAGGTCGGCGAAGCtaaaaattgttttgtttttaatttgcaTTCCGAATAAAACTAGGTCTTCCGTAACTAACATGGAGGCTTCAATTCATCCACGTTTCCAATTAAGAAAGAATTTAATATGTGCGCTCTTCcactgtacctatacctatacatttttCTGTTAGGGTAAACTCTTGAATTATTGGCACTTTGACCCTTATATTGACAACTTATTTACGTCTTTACAGCTTTGGTGATAAGAGTGATCGTATCAATAATTAAGAGTGCCTACAATAGAGCTGTTTAccctacataggtacttattatgtaAACAAGGTTGTATATGAAGGATCGATTAGATGCGCGCGCTGCGCACTTCGCTTCAGTAAGTTCCCGTTACAGCGAGCCTCAATCGCAAATACAGTCAGCtggggttgaaatacgaggtaAGTTTATAATTTCTACGTTTGATATATCTAAATAACGGTCAAATGCACATATGCACACGGCCAAAATGTTATAAAGTGCAGTTCAATTCTAAGATGTGTACGTAACAACGATATTCAAAATTATTCAAAGTGCTTTTTTGCACAAATTATTTCTTCATcactttattcaaaaactgttTATAATATCCTTACCTCTTCCATTCAGTAATTAGTGACGAGTGAAAAGTTGAAAACAATAGCTTTTTTCATTGATCGAAATTGTATTTTGCTCAGGAGCCAAGATGCCGGGCGCCAGGCATAAAATACTGGGGCACGTCCTGTCGGGATTCTGCCACAAGATGAACCGTCGCAAACCTCTGTATGGGGATGCAATGGACACTCCGCTCAACCGATGTCTTACCACCTTGGACATCACTTTGCTTGGTAAGAAAACTctattaaaatgaaaaatatatacctacttatatacccTTTGGTCCGTTTCAGAAAgtagaaatatatttaaaaagagaGTTTAAAATTATCACGAAAGTTAAAAATCATTATGTTGTCAACCCTGTGTTCGCAGTAGGTACTGGTAGTTACCTGAATTAGTTTGTGAATTAATTTTACTGCGAAAATATACCTAAAGTTAGTAATTTTCATAATGACAATATAATGTTTCGCTAAGATGACCGCGATTAAGTTACATGAGTAATGAGTTTATCcataaccctttaccaggctaagggatatatatttcccacatacggcacttcaaacatgtgttctatttccgatgagtaagactgacatttgattgccatttttgaactgtctgcctggtaaagggttaaataatCGGTATTAAAGGTACATTTTATTCAAATCACAGAATGTTGAATTTCATAATAACGCTTAGTAGTGGCACATCAATGTGGGAGTGGATTAGATAATGCACAGCACTTCCTGTGACTGTCactataaggagacctcacatgtatttttctacagtgaacaaaactaagaaaaaatacctacctcatgagtagatactttttctttttttctttaaacataaatcttcactccgcatttcaaaatagcgagtctattttacgaaattttggagcgcgtggttttgaccggtcggatggaaatatttcaaaaaaatagGTTATGTCGAGGAGGGGGcgagccaaaaacctcaccaaatatcaccaagtgggagggggggtcaaaacgtagccgaaaacacctcgcgtgatttgtgcacaaccccttacaCTTCCTAAAATAAGAAGGAAGTCATTTCATGTCATTTATGTACAgacaccacacgggattgttatgccatttagagttattgctaaattgggaattctatagcgtaagtattgaacaagcaATTTATCTAGGActctaaatggcgcaacaattacctctaggtacctacttacttaactATCTATACACAATATAATCCAATTTCCAGGCGTCGGCCACATGGTAGGCGCCGGCATCTACGTCCTAACCGGCGCAGTGGCGCGGCACATGGCCGGTCCAGCCACGGCCCTCAGTTTCCTCCTAGCTGGCATTACGTCTACCCTCGCGGCACTGTGTTATGCTGAATTCGGTACCAGGATACCGAGAGCGGGAAGTGCTTATGCGTATACTTACGTTAGCATTGGAGAGTTTTGGGCCTTCATCATTGGATGGAACATCGTCTTGGAGTATATGATTGGTGAGTCGCTCTGGTCTGGTACATTACCTTTGTTGTAACAAGTAAAGGAACTTATCACGTGACTGATGCCGCTTCGGTGCACAGTTTTCTGCGGCACCGTGCTGCGTTTTCGCGGAGTTTGGTTCTAGAATGTAGGCtgcctacctacctaattttgTGCAACAGGCGTTTACAAACCTCTAATATTGTGTAACGCGCTAAAAGAGCCAGCCTCAAAGAAAATGAACGTGGCCAAAATATGTTATAAATTTATCCTGTTATAAACACCACTCCCAATATCTACTACATAATCGTTCATTGTTTAACACCCCACTATGAACTTACAGATAAACTTATTACACGGCTCACTGATTGTTGAGCGATAGAGATCTCTCCGCTCCGCATGAATGGTCGCGCTTTTATcaaatttcattatttcctGAAAAGCAATTAAACCATGGATATCCCATTATGACTTTTAATAAGACCTCCTTGTGATTAATTAATTCCTATGTGGTTTTCAGGTGCAGCGTCAGTCGCCAGGGCGTGGTCCGGTTATTTAGACGCAATGTTAAACGGTGCTATAAGCAATGCCACCGTATCTGTCACCGGAGAAATGCATGAGACTCTTCTTAGTCGATATCCAGACGTTTTAGCATTTTTAATATGCATCTTAGCCTCGCTCATTTTAGCGGTAGGCGTTAAAACCTCTGCTTACATCAACAACGGCCTCACTATTCTAAACCTTTTGGTTATAACGCTAGTGATATCGCTAGGATTTTACTACGCTGATATATCGAACTGGTCGACTGCGAATGGAGGTTTTATGCCTTTCGGATTTAGTGGGGTATTGGCAGGGGCTGCTACGTGTTTCTACGCCTTTGTTGGGTTTGACAGCATTTCGGCGTCTAGCGAGGAAGCTAAAGATCCTTCGCGATCCATCCCTATAGCGACAGTCCTTTCCATGGCTATCGTAGCTGTTGGATACATTCTTGTCGCTTTAGCTTTGACTCTTATGGTGCCATATACGAGTATCAATCCTGAAGCAGCTCTGCCGTCCGCTTTAGGTGCAGTACATGCCGATTGGGCTAAATATGCAGTTTCTGTTGGAGCCGTTTGCGGAATGACAACTACTCTTCTTGGCTCTCTGTTCTCTCTGCCCCGTTGTTTATATGCTATGTCTACTGATGGTTTACTATTCGGTTTCCTCAGCGACATTAGCAACAAGTCTCAAATTCCTATTGCAAACTTAATTATTTCTGGATTATCATCCGCCGTTATAGCTCTATTGTTTGATTTGGAGAAGCTTGTAGAATTCATGTCGATCGGTACATTATTGGCGTACACGATCGTGAGTGCCGCAGTTATAATATTACGGTATCGGCCTGCTCCTACAGTTGACGATAAGACTTTTGGAGTTCCGCCGATAGATTCTCCTGGGGACCGTGATGATAGTTCAGCAACTGGTACACCAGCGACTGATGGCGGGTCTTCTTCTTCAGAGGTGAGAatcagcaattttttttatcattaagtttgtaatatatttgtttgAGTAAGTTATTACATACAAACCAATTGCCATGAAATTTCATTTAACCCTTGATTTCAGATGTTCGAAGCTCTAACAGTGGGTCGTCTCCGCCCGCAATACGCCTGGCTCGAGCCACTCGTCGGCGGCCGAGCGCCCGGCGCGGCCGTGTCGGGCTGTGTGTACACACTGACCGCGGCTGCCGCTGCGTTGTGCGCCCATAACCACTTCGTGGCCGAACAGGCGGGCTTGTGGGCGCTGCTCCCGGACCTGGTGCTCACTTCCATCATTATTGCTTGTAAGTATTCTGCTGTCGGCTGCTTAGAGACCAAGTAGGCCTACACCTTGCTTGAACCGCTTGAGCCACTCGTCGGCAGCCGAGTGCCCGGCGCAGCCGTATCGGGTTGTGTGTACACATTGACCGCGGCTACCGCTGCGTTGGGAGTCCATAACCACTTCGTAATAAATAGCAGAACAGGTGGGCTTGTGGGCGCTGCTCCCGGACCTGATGCTCACTTCCAATCATTATTGCTTGTAAGATTTCTGCTGCTTAAAATTCGGCGTCTATTGAACAGggggtaggtatacctatagaTTGGACATAGGCTACAAGAAAAATGATATTATGGCCCATTGTTGGCTTCATCACGGCTGACAGACCTGAGACTTGAGATTGCACCGGTCCATAGTCCGGTTCTTGAACCACCACATAAACCACTTGAATTTAATTTGATAGCACTCTTACAAAAACAATATGTATTTCCTCAGGTTTATTCATAATCTGGGCGCACCAGCAATCACCAACGCGGCTTCCATTCAGAGTCCCGTGGGTGCCGCTGCTGCCCGCCGCCTCCGTCATGCTCAACGTGGAGCTCATGGTCAACCTCAACGCGCTCACATGGGCGCGGTTCGCTATATGGATCACGTTCGGTAAGTTCCCCGAGTATTTATGATTTCATCATATCAAAGTATCTGATGCATCAGCAGTCACCAGCGCGGCATCTATTCAGAGTGCCGTGGGTACTCAAAGTTCTCTGCTCTCAAAGTTAGTCGACTTCGGTAATAATGCGCTGACTTTGTTTGTCGCAAAACCGCGAGTTTATGCTTGTTTGAGGAAAGTAATCCAAGTCTTGGCAATTCAAAAGAGTGAGATGACTGCGATATTTAGAGAAACGGTACGGATTTAGTGGCGCAGTTTGGCAAAACCTCATGTCTGTATTCAACACAGTGGGGATTACCTAAGTTAAGCAGCGGTCTACAACCCCAGCTGTTTCACAGGTGCCTTCACCAAAGAAATTAGAGAAGCGAATTCGCATGTTACCTTTTGTCCAATCTGACAGAAAGAGCAAAGTATATGTGCAGTGACTCTTCCATCAGCCATCGAAATTGAAACTATATCTTTTCATATTCCAGGTCTACTCCTATACTTCCTCTACGGCATCCACCACAGCAAGCTGGGCGAAGGCGTAGCGGGTCTCCTCTCCCGATCTGCGAGCGCCGGTCGCGGTTGGGGCGCCATCGAGAAAACTTCGCGGCGAATTGGCCGGTTCGGCCGAGAAAAAAGCGACGATCGAAAACCGATTATAAGCGACGACGAACTCGCGCGGCGGGATCCGTGATTCTAAAGTAAACTGTATGTGTTCTGTCTTAAAGTTGCAATTGGAAAACGCACGTGAAAATTATGATACttgcttttatttaagtaacatAAGTATCTACTGTTTGAGAAAAAGGTTTTTCATGACTCTGCACGATTTTATCACTGCATTAGATTGCATCACTGAAACGAAAACCCTCATTGTAATTTTGTGGGACGCCGAGTCGAATGATAAAAAATGTATTAGGTAATGACAATGAAAAAGACActtttaattaacttttaaacGGCGAGTTTATCGATATAAGTACCTACGATAACGTCAAACGAGAAACAACaatatgatattttattttagttcaaATAAACCTTAAGGTGCGTTTTCAAAATGTAACGACTATAACTActcatataataattatttagaaatCTGTGTTCAGCTCTATAACTGTCGCTTAGTTTCTTCGTTTCAAAAGTTACACAAAAGAAACAAAAGTTGCATGTGGTTGTGTTGTGTTATTATATGCTTGGCTGCCACATAATGATCGGCACAGTAGGCATAAGATgagatatataattatgtacgcGGCTGAAATCGAATAATACCTACGCCATAAAAATCTCAGAATTATTCGGACAATATAGGCACAAATTGACTTCGCATTTATGTTTCAATGGAAAATCATATTTGAGAAAATGTGTACCTATTTGATGTTTTATCcaataggtacagtcgacgtcaaagatgtttacatttttcgccttattacaaagttGTAAGGTACACCgtacaaaagtgtaaacataactGACCTCGATTACCAAAATTATCAGCTTAGCACCCCtgcatataaatatgtatgcaaGGGTGCTAAGCTAGCTTTGCTAACTGTACATAGCtacataggtatttataatttaaattattcaaGTATAAAATGAAGCAAGATTAATATTATGTTGCTAAAATTATGACTCATGAAAAAACAATTACTGTAGGTACactcgccatcagatatatcggagcggccaaggtgttcacaatatctgaacacgcactctaccgccttgacaatagaggcgtgttcagatatttgtgagcgccttgaccgctccgatatatctgatggcgagtGTACGTAGTGCCATCGTCCACTTTGTTAGCTGAAAATtccgtaaaccttattacaaagacgtacccccttattcataaaactttacgggcctgatttagttaaattatgttttatccctttcttacaaatacataagtcaaaatgacataaggacaaacgattattagctaattgaggtttgaagcgcgtttatgaataaggggggtaAGGTTGACCGATGGTCAATTAAGTCTTGTTGTTAGTATATTTATTGTAAGCGAAAACAACATTATTTAATCGTTGAGTAATTTATTCAAACGCTACTTCATTGATAATATCTTTAGCTGATTTATACGGTGCCAGTCGATGGCGACAATCTCATAACGCGGGTCCACATAGAACAAGCCgcctcgcgaggaaattgccgcgtGATGCAGCTCGGTCTATATAGACGAGCCTGGCCGCATTGCCTCGGGCGAGGCACGTCTCCACTGACCGAGCtgcttcgcgcggcaatttcctcTCGAGGCGGCTCGTTCTATATGGACCCGCCTATTGACTTGCCTGTTCTATagtttgtatctttaggtatttaaataaaagtaaacaaacaatttgtacaattttcgggtagttataacatttattgtttaaccaaccaaatacaaaaccgtctggatctgtcactgaacgacttgactttaacctacattatttgatcgtgtaatgttttcattttgtttactttatttaaatacctaaagatacagagtatagcggAGCAATGGCtctaggtatgtaggtaaacCTTTCTCAGTCACTGACAATGCTAATGGCCAGTGTCATCGTGTGACTCAGCTTTTGAATGAAACTTTAACTCATGGTCAATTATTGtaggtagtacctacctacataccaaCGCAACGttgaattaaattaactttaatgAAATTGACAGTTAAAATGTTAAGCGGCATGACCAAAGATCGCgcaattgtttaaaaatacatatttataagatACAAACATGCCAAAGACTATTATTATAGCACAAAGTGAAGTCAAACTTCAACTGGAAGTTGTTATTCTCATTGATTATTCAAATCTatctattatttcatttaaataactaaaatgtTAGGATATGTTCATTCAAGAGAGATACTTTTCGGAGTCTtcaaataaataggtataacaTGGGCATTTATTCAGAAGTTACagctaattaataattatgctgttgttttatttgttgtGACGTCACTTTCTATTAGTGTTGCCAAAAACATGTAgtgtttatttatatgaaaatggaAACGTtttaattattagtttttttataatataagttatTTGGATACCTatcttatattataaataatttaaatttcattgaaatattCTTCCAAAACAATTTAGTTTACAagcattttaaattaatagcaGTTTGTAAAAAATACTCAGATGATAATACACTTCAAGAAAGATTGATTGAAAACTtagtattttttacaaactGCTATTAATTTCAAAATCTTGTAATTGCTTTGTGTACTTTTATGTGCTGGTAGTATCCCATATGAACATATCGTGTAGTAAAAGTTATATCACATATATATCTTTGACTATTATGAGCAGCTTAGTGGCAGCTTTTTAAGTGCGATTCCAGAATACATAATTAGCAATACATCATAATATGTTATGTGgctttcaaaaatatgtatatcgtTTAATGAAGTTCCAAATAGGAATGAACCGCTGAACAAAACTATATTCTAAATAactaattgataaaataaatcgaATATATGTTAATTTTACGAAGTAGTATATAAGTATGTCCTTGTAGGTAAATAGATTTGCAGATatatcttttattaaataaaataactagaCTATTACATAGTGACACCAAATGTGATCTTTTAAAATGTCCAAGTACCTTTCTTTAAGATTTCTAGCCAGAATGTTATTGTTTTGTGCATACTTATAAGTTTATAGAATACCAAGAATGTTTATGAACTTCATATAGCATTGTTAATACTCTAACGACATATTTTAAGAAGTGTTGATGTGTACataaagaaattataaaaataagggATTTCATTTACCTAATTTTAAACTATAATATTAGTAATTCCCAATGAAAACACGTATTTCACAAATGTTATCTtagtcattttatttattttaaaataactctAGAACTTCTGAATTATCAcaaagttatttataattaaaatccACCACAAGTTGTGGATATTTTATTGAGTTGTTGGaatgattattttatttgtacagaaataacgcaaaattaaactattttttaaatattcaacaataatacttaaaaataaaaggtttattgtacagtcaagtgtaaaaatatgggtgcacaaatcatctcaaaaatttGTCCCAttgctcttatgtcagcgaattaagaacggcttattattaaccgagCAACTAAAAtgttaaacaggaactttcattgggcatttaataatataatttggctgtgcattaatattttagcaccaataaatttatatttgcctcaaatataagcatcatattattaaaaaactggcagcaaaatcaagccacccaaataATTTACAGGGA
The genomic region above belongs to Cydia splendana chromosome 13, ilCydSple1.2, whole genome shotgun sequence and contains:
- the LOC134796010 gene encoding cationic amino acid transporter 4 is translated as MKDRLDARAAHFASVSSRYSEPQSQIQSAGVEIRGAKMPGARHKILGHVLSGFCHKMNRRKPLYGDAMDTPLNRCLTTLDITLLGVGHMVGAGIYVLTGAVARHMAGPATALSFLLAGITSTLAALCYAEFGTRIPRAGSAYAYTYVSIGEFWAFIIGWNIVLEYMIGAASVARAWSGYLDAMLNGAISNATVSVTGEMHETLLSRYPDVLAFLICILASLILAVGVKTSAYINNGLTILNLLVITLVISLGFYYADISNWSTANGGFMPFGFSGVLAGAATCFYAFVGFDSISASSEEAKDPSRSIPIATVLSMAIVAVGYILVALALTLMVPYTSINPEAALPSALGAVHADWAKYAVSVGAVCGMTTTLLGSLFSLPRCLYAMSTDGLLFGFLSDISNKSQIPIANLIISGLSSAVIALLFDLEKLVEFMSIGTLLAYTIVSAAVIILRYRPAPTVDDKTFGVPPIDSPGDRDDSSATGTPATDGGSSSSEMFEALTVGRLRPQYAWLEPLVGGRAPGAAVSGCVYTLTAAAAALCAHNHFVAEQAGLWALLPDLVLTSIIIACLFIIWAHQQSPTRLPFRVPWVPLLPAASVMLNVELMVNLNALTWARFAIWITFGLLLYFLYGIHHSKLGEGVAGLLSRSASAGRGWGAIEKTSRRIGRFGREKSDDRKPIISDDELARRDP